A genomic window from Helicobacter pylori includes:
- a CDS encoding radical SAM protein — MTKENLPIIFGPVLSRRFGKSLGVDLSPSKKQCNYNCIYCELGKAKPINRMEEVIEVEVLIDAIQNALNNLTTPIDVLTITANGEPTLYPHLLELIQKIKPFLKGVKTLILSNGSLFYEPKVQQALKEFDIVKFSLDAIDLKAFEKVDKPYSKDINKILEGISNFSQIYQGQLVAEVLLIRGVNDSENNLKLIAAFLKKIHIARVDLSTIDRPSSFKAPKLSEDELLKCSLFFEGLCVSLPKRTAPKIEKLISCDRDGLLALISRRPLSVEEAPLILELDSFKHLETLLNHQQITIKKVGSLEFYCAF; from the coding sequence ATGACTAAAGAAAATCTGCCTATCATCTTTGGGCCTGTTTTATCCAGGCGTTTTGGGAAGTCTTTGGGCGTGGATTTATCGCCCTCTAAAAAACAATGCAATTACAATTGCATTTATTGCGAGTTGGGTAAAGCCAAACCCATTAATCGCATGGAAGAAGTCATAGAGGTTGAGGTTTTGATTGACGCCATTCAAAACGCTCTCAATAATCTCACCACCCCCATTGATGTTTTAACCATCACCGCTAATGGCGAACCCACTCTATACCCTCATTTATTAGAGCTTATCCAAAAAATCAAGCCTTTTTTAAAGGGCGTTAAAACTTTGATTTTAAGCAATGGCTCGTTATTTTATGAGCCAAAAGTCCAGCAAGCCTTAAAGGAATTTGACATCGTTAAATTTTCTTTAGACGCTATTGATTTGAAAGCCTTTGAAAAGGTGGATAAGCCTTATTCTAAAGACATTAACAAGATTTTAGAGGGCATTTCAAATTTTTCTCAAATTTATCAAGGTCAACTAGTGGCTGAAGTGTTGTTGATTAGGGGCGTGAATGATAGCGAGAATAATTTAAAACTCATCGCTGCATTTTTAAAAAAAATCCATATCGCTAGAGTGGATTTAAGCACCATAGACAGGCCTTCAAGCTTTAAAGCCCCTAAATTAAGCGAAGATGAATTGTTAAAATGCTCTTTATTTTTTGAAGGGCTTTGCGTGAGTTTGCCTAAACGCACCGCTCCTAAAATTGAGAAACTGATTTCTTGCGATAGGGACGGGTTGCTCGCTTTAATCTCTAGACGCCCTTTAAGCGTGGAAGAAGCCCCCCTAATCTTAGAGCTTGATTCGTTTAAGCATTTAGAAACTTTATTAAACCATCAGCAAATTACGATTAAAAAAGTCGGCTCTTTGGAGTTTTATTGTGCGTTTTAG
- the ppsA gene encoding pyruvate, water dikinase has protein sequence MRYIKFFKELNNKNVNLVGGKNASIGEMFQELVPIGIKVPDGFAITSEAYWYLLEQGGAKQKIIELLENVDATEIDVLKIRSKQIRELIFGTPFPSDLRDEIFQAYEILSQQYSMKEADVAVRSSATAEDLPDASFAGQQDTYLNIKGKTELIHYIKSCLASLFTDRAISYRASRGFDHLKVALSVGVQKMVRADKGSAGVMFSIDTETGFKDAVFITSAWGLGENVVGGTINPDEFYVFKPTLEQNKRPIIKRQLGNKTQKMVYAPRGSEHPTRNIKTTKKEWQSFSLSDEDMLILAKYAIEIEKHYSKEAKQYRPMDIEWAKDGDSGEIFIVQARPETVQSQKSKEESQVFEKFKFKNPNEKKEIILQGRAIGSKIGSGKVRIINDLEHMNSFKEGEILVTDNTDPDWEPCMKKASAVITNRGGRTCHAAIVAREIGVPAIVGVSGATDSLYTGMEITVSCAEGEEGYVYAGIYEHEIERVELSNMQETQTKIYINIGNPEKAFSFSQLPNHGVGLARMEMIILNQIKAHPLALVDLHHKKSVKEKNEIENLMAGYANPKDFFVKKIAEGIGMISAAFYPKPVIVRTSDFKSNEYMRMLGGSSYEPNEENPMLGYRGASRYYSESYNEAFSWECEALALVREEMGLTNMKVMIPFLRTIEEGKKVLEILRKNNLESGKNGLEIYIMCELPVNVILADDFLSLFDGFSIGSNDLTQLTLGVDRDSELVSHVFDERNEAMLKMFKKAIEACKRHNKYCGICGQAPSDYPEVTEFLVKEGITSISLNPDSVIPTWNAVAKLEKELKTMT, from the coding sequence GTGCGATATATCAAGTTTTTCAAAGAGTTGAACAATAAAAATGTGAATCTGGTTGGGGGCAAGAACGCTAGCATTGGCGAGATGTTTCAAGAATTAGTGCCTATTGGCATTAAAGTGCCTGATGGCTTTGCGATCACTAGCGAAGCGTATTGGTATCTTTTAGAGCAAGGGGGGGCTAAACAAAAAATCATAGAGCTTTTAGAAAATGTTGATGCCACGGAAATTGATGTGTTAAAAATCCGCTCCAAACAAATCAGAGAGCTTATTTTTGGCACGCCTTTTCCAAGCGATTTAAGGGATGAAATTTTCCAAGCTTATGAAATTTTGAGCCAGCAATACAGCATGAAAGAAGCCGATGTGGCCGTAAGAAGTTCCGCTACCGCCGAAGATTTACCGGACGCTTCTTTTGCTGGGCAGCAAGACACTTATTTAAACATTAAGGGCAAAACGGAGCTGATCCACTATATCAAGTCTTGTTTGGCGTCGCTTTTTACCGATAGAGCGATTAGTTACAGGGCGAGTCGTGGGTTTGATCATTTAAAAGTTGCGCTGAGTGTGGGGGTGCAAAAAATGGTGCGAGCGGATAAAGGCAGTGCGGGAGTGATGTTTTCTATTGACACTGAAACCGGCTTTAAAGATGCGGTGTTTATCACTTCAGCGTGGGGGTTAGGCGAAAATGTGGTGGGCGGCACGATAAACCCTGATGAATTTTATGTGTTTAAGCCCACTTTAGAGCAAAACAAACGCCCCATTATCAAACGACAGCTTGGCAATAAAACGCAAAAAATGGTCTATGCCCCAAGGGGTAGCGAACACCCTACTAGAAACATTAAAACCACTAAAAAAGAATGGCAATCCTTTTCATTGAGCGATGAAGACATGCTGATTTTAGCCAAATACGCTATTGAAATTGAAAAACATTACTCCAAAGAAGCCAAACAATACCGCCCCATGGATATAGAATGGGCTAAAGATGGCGATAGCGGGGAAATCTTTATCGTTCAAGCGCGCCCAGAAACCGTTCAAAGCCAAAAAAGTAAAGAAGAAAGTCAAGTCTTTGAAAAATTCAAATTCAAAAACCCTAACGAAAAAAAAGAAATTATCCTACAAGGCAGAGCCATTGGCAGTAAAATTGGCTCAGGAAAAGTGCGCATCATCAATGACTTGGAACATATGAATTCTTTTAAAGAGGGCGAAATTTTAGTTACGGACAATACCGACCCGGATTGGGAGCCTTGCATGAAAAAAGCGAGTGCGGTTATCACTAATCGTGGGGGGCGCACTTGCCATGCCGCTATTGTGGCTAGAGAAATTGGCGTGCCGGCGATTGTTGGCGTGAGCGGGGCAACGGATAGCCTTTATACCGGCATGGAAATCACGGTTTCTTGCGCAGAGGGTGAAGAAGGCTATGTGTATGCAGGCATTTATGAGCATGAGATTGAAAGAGTAGAGCTTTCTAACATGCAAGAAACCCAAACAAAAATTTATATTAATATTGGAAACCCTGAAAAAGCCTTTAGCTTTTCTCAGCTCCCTAATCATGGCGTGGGGCTAGCCAGGATGGAAATGATTATTTTAAATCAAATCAAAGCCCACCCTTTAGCTTTAGTGGATTTGCACCACAAAAAAAGCGTGAAAGAAAAAAATGAAATTGAAAACCTCATGGCAGGCTATGCTAACCCTAAAGATTTTTTTGTGAAAAAAATCGCTGAAGGCATTGGCATGATAAGCGCGGCGTTTTACCCTAAACCGGTCATTGTAAGGACTAGCGATTTCAAATCCAATGAATACATGCGCATGCTTGGCGGCTCTAGCTATGAGCCTAATGAAGAAAACCCCATGCTTGGTTATAGGGGGGCTAGTCGGTATTATTCAGAAAGCTATAACGAAGCGTTTTCGTGGGAGTGTGAGGCTTTAGCGTTAGTGAGGGAAGAAATGGGCTTAACGAATATGAAAGTGATGATCCCTTTTTTGCGCACCATTGAAGAGGGTAAAAAAGTCCTAGAAATTTTAAGAAAAAACAATTTAGAATCCGGTAAAAACGGGCTTGAAATTTATATCATGTGTGAATTACCGGTCAATGTTATTTTGGCTGATGATTTCTTAAGCTTGTTTGATGGCTTTTCTATTGGCTCAAACGATTTAACCCAACTCACTCTAGGCGTGGATAGAGACAGCGAATTAGTCAGCCATGTCTTTGATGAAAGGAATGAAGCGATGCTAAAAATGTTTAAAAAAGCGATTGAAGCTTGCAAAAGGCACAACAAATATTGCGGGATTTGTGGGCAAGCCCCAAGCGATTACCCCGAAGTGACAGAGTTTTTAGTCAAAGAGGGCATCACTTCCATTTCTTTAAACCCTGATAGCGTGATCCCCACTTGGAACGCTGTAGCTAAGTTAGAAAAAGAGCTAAAAACCATGACTTAA
- the thrS gene encoding threonine--tRNA ligase codes for MSAELIAVYKDEQIIDLESAKVLGLSDGVKALKGTEPIYFDDSPLALEVIRHSCAHLLAQSLKALYPDAKFFVGPVVEEGFYYDFKTASKISEEDLPKIEAKMKEFAKSKLAITKEILTREQALERFKGDELKHAVMSKISGDAFGVYQQGEFEDLCKGPHLPNTRFLNHFKLTKLAGAYLGGDEKNEMLIRIYGIAFATKEGLKDYLFQIEEAKKRDHRKLGVELGLFSFDDEIGAGLPLWLPKGARLRKRIEDLLSKALLLRGYEPVKGPEILKSDVWKISGHYDNYKENMYFTTIDEQEYGIKPMNCVGHIKVYQSALHSYRDLPLRFYEYGVVHRHEKSGVLHGLLRVREFTQDDAHIFCSFEQIQSEVSAILDFTHKIMKAFGFSYEMELSTRPTKSIGDDKVWEKATDALKEALKEHHINYKIDEGGGAFYGPKIDIKITDALRRKWQCGTIQVDMNLPERFKLAFTNEHNNAEQPVMIHRAILGSFERFIAILSEHFGGNFPFFVAPTQIALIPINEEHHGFALKLKEELKKRDIFVEVLDKNDSLNKKVRLAEKQKIPMILVLGNEEVETEMLSIRDREKQTQYKMPLKEFLSMVESKMQEVSF; via the coding sequence ATGAGTGCGGAACTGATTGCCGTTTATAAAGACGAGCAAATAATAGATTTAGAGAGCGCGAAAGTCTTAGGACTGAGCGATGGGGTTAAGGCGTTAAAGGGGACTGAGCCGATATATTTTGATGATTCGCCTTTGGCTTTAGAGGTGATTAGGCATTCATGCGCGCACTTGCTTGCACAAAGCTTGAAAGCCCTTTATCCGGACGCGAAATTTTTTGTAGGCCCTGTGGTGGAAGAAGGCTTTTATTACGATTTCAAAACCGCTTCAAAAATCAGCGAAGAGGATTTGCCTAAAATTGAAGCGAAAATGAAAGAGTTTGCAAAATCAAAGCTCGCTATCACTAAAGAGATTTTAACCAGAGAGCAAGCCTTGGAGCGTTTTAAGGGCGATGAATTAAAGCATGCAGTCATGAGTAAAATCAGTGGCGATGCGTTTGGCGTGTACCAACAGGGCGAGTTTGAGGATTTGTGTAAGGGGCCGCACCTCCCAAACACTCGTTTTTTAAACCATTTCAAGCTCACTAAATTGGCTGGGGCTTATTTGGGTGGCGATGAAAAAAATGAAATGCTCATTAGGATTTATGGCATCGCTTTTGCCACTAAAGAGGGCTTAAAAGACTATCTTTTTCAAATAGAAGAAGCGAAAAAACGAGATCACAGAAAGCTAGGCGTGGAACTAGGGCTTTTTAGCTTTGATGATGAAATAGGAGCGGGCTTGCCTTTATGGTTGCCTAAAGGGGCAAGGCTTAGGAAGCGCATAGAAGATTTATTGAGTAAGGCGTTACTTTTAAGAGGCTATGAGCCGGTCAAAGGCCCTGAGATTTTAAAAAGCGATGTGTGGAAAATCAGTGGGCATTATGACAATTACAAAGAAAACATGTATTTCACCACGATTGATGAGCAAGAATACGGCATAAAGCCCATGAATTGCGTGGGGCATATTAAAGTCTATCAAAGCGCTTTACACAGCTACAGAGATTTGCCTTTGAGGTTTTATGAATACGGCGTGGTGCATCGGCACGAAAAAAGCGGCGTGTTGCATGGGCTTTTAAGGGTTAGGGAATTTACCCAAGATGATGCGCATATTTTTTGCTCTTTTGAACAGATCCAAAGCGAAGTGAGCGCGATTTTAGATTTTACGCATAAGATCATGAAAGCGTTTGGTTTTAGCTATGAAATGGAGCTTTCCACAAGGCCAACCAAATCCATAGGCGATGATAAAGTGTGGGAAAAGGCTACCGACGCTTTAAAAGAAGCCCTAAAAGAGCATCATATTAATTATAAGATTGATGAAGGGGGAGGGGCTTTTTATGGGCCTAAGATTGATATTAAAATCACTGACGCTTTAAGGCGTAAATGGCAGTGCGGCACGATCCAAGTGGATATGAATTTGCCTGAACGCTTCAAGCTCGCTTTCACGAATGAACATAATAATGCTGAACAGCCGGTGATGATCCACCGAGCGATTTTAGGCTCGTTTGAAAGGTTTATTGCGATTTTGAGCGAACATTTTGGGGGGAATTTCCCTTTCTTTGTCGCGCCCACTCAAATCGCTCTCATTCCTATTAATGAAGAGCATCATGGTTTTGCTTTGAAATTAAAAGAGGAACTCAAAAAGCGCGATATTTTCGTAGAAGTGCTGGATAAAAATGACAGCTTGAATAAAAAAGTGCGTTTAGCCGAAAAACAAAAAATCCCTATGATTCTAGTTTTAGGGAATGAGGAAGTGGAGACGGAAATGTTATCCATTAGAGACAGAGAAAAACAAACTCAATATAAAATGCCCTTAAAGGAGTTTTTAAGTATGGTTGAATCTAAAATGCAAGAGGTTAGTTTTTGA
- the infC gene encoding translation initiation factor IF-3: MSRSEVLLNGDINFKEVRCVGDNGEVYGIISSKEALNIAQNLGLDLVLISASAKPPVCKVMDYNKFRYQNEKKIKEAKKKQKQIEIKEIKLSTQIAQNDINYKVKHAREFIESNKHVKFKVVLKGRESQNSKAGLDVLFRVQTMMEDLANPEKEPKTEGRFVSWMFVPKAKEAPKNEKKTKENNPPFNRINLMKGENHAKNED, encoded by the coding sequence TTGAGTAGAAGCGAAGTGTTGTTAAACGGAGATATTAATTTTAAAGAAGTGCGTTGCGTGGGCGATAATGGCGAAGTGTATGGGATCATTTCTTCTAAAGAAGCCCTAAATATCGCTCAAAATTTAGGTTTGGATTTGGTTTTGATTTCAGCGAGTGCAAAACCTCCTGTGTGCAAGGTGATGGATTACAATAAATTCCGCTACCAAAATGAAAAGAAAATCAAGGAAGCCAAGAAAAAGCAAAAGCAAATTGAAATCAAAGAGATCAAGCTTTCCACTCAAATTGCGCAAAATGATATTAACTATAAAGTCAAGCATGCGAGAGAATTTATTGAATCCAACAAGCATGTCAAATTCAAGGTGGTTTTAAAGGGTAGGGAGAGCCAAAACTCAAAAGCCGGGCTGGATGTGCTTTTTAGAGTCCAAACGATGATGGAAGACTTGGCTAACCCTGAAAAAGAGCCAAAAACTGAGGGCCGTTTTGTTTCGTGGATGTTTGTGCCTAAGGCTAAAGAAGCCCCTAAAAACGAAAAAAAAACTAAAGAAAATAACCCGCCTTTTAATCGTATTAACCTTATGAAAGGAGAAAATCATGCCAAAAATGAAGACTAA
- the rpmI gene encoding 50S ribosomal protein L35, whose translation MPKMKTNRGASKRFKVKKNLIKRGSAFKSHILTKKSPKRKANLNAPKHVHHTNAHSVMSLLCRA comes from the coding sequence ATGCCAAAAATGAAGACTAATCGTGGCGCGTCCAAGCGTTTCAAAGTTAAAAAGAATTTGATTAAGCGTGGCAGTGCTTTTAAAAGCCATATTTTGACTAAAAAAAGCCCTAAGCGTAAAGCCAATTTGAACGCGCCAAAACATGTGCATCACACTAACGCGCATTCTGTCATGTCGTTGCTTTGCAGGGCTTAG
- the rplT gene encoding 50S ribosomal protein L20 yields MRVKTGVVRRRRHKKVLKLARGFYSGRRKHFRKAKEQLERSMYYAFRDRKQKKREFRSLWVVRINAACRMHDTSYSRFMHALKVANIELDRKVLADMAMNDMQAFKSVLESVKEHL; encoded by the coding sequence ATGAGAGTTAAAACAGGCGTTGTACGCAGAAGACGCCATAAAAAGGTCTTAAAACTCGCTAGAGGGTTTTATAGTGGTAGAAGAAAGCATTTTAGAAAGGCTAAAGAACAGCTTGAAAGGAGCATGTATTACGCCTTTAGGGACCGCAAACAAAAGAAAAGAGAGTTCAGGAGTTTGTGGGTGGTAAGGATCAATGCGGCTTGCAGAATGCATGACACGAGTTATTCGCGCTTCATGCATGCTTTAAAAGTGGCTAACATTGAGCTGGATCGCAAGGTTTTAGCGGACATGGCCATGAATGACATGCAAGCCTTTAAGAGCGTGTTAGAGAGCGTGAAAGAGCATCTTTGA
- a CDS encoding outer membrane protein — protein sequence MKKSVIVGAISLAMTSLLSAETPKKQESAIKTSPTKKGERNAAFIGIDYQLGMLSTTAQNCSHGNCNGNQSGAYGSNTPNMPTASNPTGGLTHGALGTRGYKGLSNQQYAINGFGFVVGYKHFFKKSPQFGMRYYGFFDFASSYYKYYTYNDYGMRDARKGSQSFMFGYGAGTDVLFNPAIFNRENLHFGFFVGVAIGGTSWGPTNYYFKDLAEEYRGSFHPSNFQVLVNGGIRLGTKHQGFEIGLKIQTIRNNYYTASADNVPEGVTYKFTFHRPYAFYWRYIVSF from the coding sequence ATGAAGAAATCTGTTATAGTAGGTGCTATCTCTCTAGCAATGACAAGCTTATTGTCAGCAGAGACCCCCAAGAAGCAAGAAAGCGCTATTAAGACTAGCCCTACCAAAAAAGGTGAAAGAAATGCTGCTTTTATAGGGATTGATTACCAATTAGGTATGCTTAGCACGACCGCTCAAAATTGTTCCCATGGGAATTGTAATGGTAATCAAAGTGGGGCTTATGGCTCTAACACGCCTAACATGCCCACAGCAAGCAATCCAACAGGAGGGCTTACCCATGGCGCTCTAGGGACTCGTGGGTATAAGGGCTTAAGCAACCAACAATACGCTATCAATGGTTTTGGTTTTGTTGTAGGGTATAAGCATTTTTTTAAGAAATCCCCGCAATTTGGAATGCGTTATTACGGGTTCTTTGATTTTGCAAGCTCTTATTATAAGTATTACACTTATAATGACTATGGCATGCGAGACGCTCGCAAGGGTTCTCAAAGTTTCATGTTTGGCTATGGTGCAGGCACAGATGTGTTGTTTAACCCAGCTATTTTCAATCGTGAGAACTTGCATTTTGGGTTTTTCGTTGGCGTTGCGATTGGCGGCACTTCTTGGGGCCCAACAAACTATTATTTTAAGGACTTAGCTGAAGAGTATAGAGGGAGTTTCCACCCGTCAAATTTCCAAGTCTTAGTGAATGGTGGGATTCGCTTAGGCACTAAACACCAAGGTTTTGAAATTGGCTTGAAAATCCAAACCATTCGCAACAATTACTATACCGCTAGTGCGGACAATGTGCCTGAAGGGGTTACTTATAAATTCACCTTTCACCGCCCCTATGCCTTTTATTGGCGTTACATTGTAAGCTTCTAG
- a CDS encoding DUF1104 domain-containing protein — translation MKKLVFSLLFAGTFFGAFLNASDFKSMDNKQLLEQAGKVAPSEVPEFRAEVNKRLEAMKEEERQKYKADFKKAMDKNLASLSQEDRNKRKKEILEVIANKKKTMTMKEYREEGLDLHDCACEGPFHDHEKKGKKGKKPSHHKH, via the coding sequence ATGAAAAAATTAGTGTTTTCTTTATTGTTTGCAGGGACTTTTTTTGGGGCTTTTTTGAATGCGAGCGATTTTAAGAGCATGGACAATAAGCAGCTATTAGAGCAAGCCGGGAAAGTCGCTCCTAGCGAAGTTCCTGAGTTTCGTGCAGAAGTCAATAAGCGATTAGAAGCGATGAAAGAAGAAGAGCGTCAAAAATATAAAGCGGATTTTAAAAAAGCGATGGATAAGAATTTAGCTTCTTTAAGCCAAGAAGATCGCAACAAGCGTAAAAAAGAGATCCTTGAAGTGATTGCTAACAAAAAGAAAACAATGACCATGAAAGAATATCGTGAAGAGGGGTTGGATTTGCATGATTGTGCATGTGAAGGTCCTTTTCATGATCATGAAAAAAAGGGGAAAAAAGGGAAAAAACCAAGCCATCATAAGCATTAA
- a CDS encoding L-serine ammonia-lyase yields MASFSILSIFKIGVGPSSSHTIGPMEAGARFCGLLKGVLKQVERVQITLHGSLALTGKGHLSDEAVLIGLHGIYANELDTTTKKALLHEVFENKVLKLANQHHIPFDYSKDLIFDNKPLARHQNALILKAFNAKNEVLKEETYYSVGGGFVYTEKELDNLAKENENESVAYDFSSAKELLELCQKHQKTIAEIVRLRENALKNHPDATMTKIYHAMLECYYNGANSKEVYLPGFLKVTRLAPSIKTRLEKHPKKGNDPLALIDYISLYARAIAEENASGGKVVTAPTNGACAVVPSVLLYAKDHLFENLSQKSINDFLLISAAIGYLYKKNASLSGAEAGCQAEIGVASSMAAGGLAYLYQATMKQVLMASEIAMEHHLGLTCDPVGGLVQIPCIERNVLGAIKAISASKLALEDAYKPKVSLDEVIATMYATGKDMNEKYKETSLGGLAKTLEC; encoded by the coding sequence ATGGCTAGTTTTTCTATTTTATCCATTTTTAAAATCGGCGTTGGGCCTAGCTCTTCACACACCATAGGGCCTATGGAAGCGGGGGCGAGGTTTTGCGGGTTGTTAAAAGGTGTTTTAAAGCAAGTTGAACGCGTTCAAATCACCCTGCATGGCTCATTAGCCTTGACCGGTAAAGGGCATTTGAGCGATGAGGCGGTTTTGATTGGCTTGCATGGTATTTACGCTAACGAGTTGGATACAACAACCAAAAAAGCCTTGTTGCATGAAGTATTTGAAAACAAGGTCTTAAAACTCGCTAACCAGCATCATATCCCTTTTGATTATTCTAAAGATTTGATTTTTGACAACAAGCCTTTAGCCAGACACCAAAACGCCCTTATTTTAAAAGCTTTTAACGCTAAAAATGAGGTTTTAAAAGAAGAGACCTACTATTCTGTTGGCGGAGGGTTTGTCTATACTGAAAAAGAATTAGACAACTTGGCCAAAGAGAATGAAAACGAAAGCGTTGCTTATGATTTTTCAAGCGCTAAAGAATTGCTAGAATTGTGCCAAAAACACCAAAAAACCATTGCTGAAATCGTGCGTTTGAGAGAAAACGCCCTCAAAAACCACCCTGATGCAACGATGACTAAAATTTATCATGCGATGCTTGAATGCTATTATAATGGGGCCAATTCTAAAGAAGTATATCTTCCTGGTTTTTTGAAAGTAACACGATTAGCCCCAAGCATTAAAACGCGCTTAGAAAAACACCCCAAAAAGGGGAATGACCCCTTAGCTTTGATTGATTACATTTCGCTTTACGCTCGCGCCATTGCTGAAGAAAACGCTAGTGGGGGTAAGGTGGTAACCGCCCCTACTAACGGGGCGTGCGCGGTGGTGCCAAGCGTGCTTTTATACGCTAAAGACCATTTGTTTGAAAATTTATCGCAAAAGTCTATCAATGATTTTTTGCTCATTAGCGCAGCGATTGGCTATCTTTATAAGAAAAACGCTTCCTTGAGTGGTGCAGAAGCGGGGTGTCAGGCTGAAATTGGCGTGGCAAGCTCTATGGCTGCAGGGGGGTTAGCCTATTTGTATCAAGCCACGATGAAACAGGTTTTAATGGCTAGTGAAATCGCTATGGAACACCACTTGGGATTGACATGCGATCCGGTGGGGGGCTTGGTGCAAATCCCTTGCATTGAACGCAATGTTTTAGGGGCGATTAAAGCGATCAGCGCTTCTAAATTAGCGTTAGAAGATGCATACAAGCCTAAAGTGAGCCTGGATGAAGTGATCGCTACGATGTATGCGACCGGGAAAGACATGAATGAAAAATACAAAGAGACTTCGTTAGGGGGATTAGCCAAAACGCTAGAATGTTGA
- a CDS encoding serine/threonine transporter, with translation MTQEKAVPKDPKKLNLFDLRWMASLFGTAVGAGILFLPIRAGGHGIWAIVVMSAIIFPLTYLGHRALAYFIGSKDKEDITMVVRSHFGAQWGFLITLLYFFAIYPICLAYGVGITNVFDHFFTNQLHLAPFHRGLLAVILVSLMMLVMVFNATIVTRICNALVYPLCLILLLFSVYLIPYWQVNNLFIMPSFKEFVLAIWLTLPVLVFSFNHSPIISTFTQNVEKEYGAFKEYKLNQIELGTSLMLLGFVMFFVFSCVMCLNADDFMKAREQNIPILSYFANTLNNPLINYAGPVVAFLAIFSSFFGHYYGAKEGLEGIIIQSLKLKKASKTLSVSVTIFLWLSITLVAYINPNILDFIENLGGPIIALILFVMPMVAFYSVSSLKRFRNFKVDIFVFVFGSLTALSVFLGLF, from the coding sequence ATGACACAAGAAAAAGCGGTTCCAAAAGATCCTAAAAAACTCAATTTGTTTGATTTGCGTTGGATGGCGTCCTTATTTGGCACGGCGGTGGGGGCTGGGATTTTATTTTTGCCTATTAGAGCCGGTGGGCATGGGATATGGGCTATTGTGGTGATGAGCGCGATCATTTTCCCTTTGACTTATCTAGGGCATAGAGCTTTAGCTTATTTTATAGGATCTAAAGATAAAGAAGACATTACCATGGTCGTTCGCTCGCATTTTGGCGCTCAATGGGGCTTTCTTATCACTTTGCTTTATTTCTTTGCAATTTATCCTATTTGCTTGGCTTATGGGGTGGGCATCACGAATGTGTTTGATCATTTTTTTACCAATCAATTGCATTTAGCGCCTTTCCATCGGGGATTATTGGCTGTCATTTTAGTTTCTTTAATGATGTTGGTAATGGTTTTTAACGCCACGATTGTAACGCGCATTTGCAACGCCTTGGTGTATCCTTTATGCTTGATTTTATTGCTTTTTTCTGTGTATCTTATCCCCTATTGGCAAGTTAATAACCTTTTTATCATGCCGAGTTTTAAAGAATTTGTGTTGGCTATTTGGCTAACCTTACCGGTGCTTGTGTTTTCGTTCAACCATAGCCCCATTATTTCCACTTTCACTCAAAATGTGGAAAAAGAATACGGCGCTTTCAAAGAGTATAAACTCAATCAAATTGAATTAGGGACATCGCTCATGCTGTTAGGGTTTGTGATGTTTTTTGTGTTTTCTTGCGTCATGTGCTTGAATGCTGATGATTTCATGAAAGCAAGGGAACAAAATATCCCCATTTTAAGCTATTTCGCTAACACCTTAAACAACCCCTTAATCAACTATGCAGGGCCTGTGGTGGCTTTTTTAGCGATTTTTTCATCTTTTTTTGGGCATTATTATGGGGCTAAAGAGGGTTTAGAAGGCATTATTATCCAAAGTTTAAAATTGAAAAAGGCTTCTAAAACCTTGAGCGTGAGCGTAACGATTTTTTTATGGCTTAGCATCACGCTTGTGGCTTATATTAACCCTAATATCCTGGATTTTATTGAAAATTTAGGCGGCCCCATTATCGCGCTCATTCTTTTTGTGATGCCTATGGTAGCTTTTTATAGCGTTTCTAGTTTGAAGCGTTTTAGAAATTTCAAAGTGGATATTTTTGTGTTTGTCTTTGGGAGTTTAACGGCTTTGAGCGTGTTTTTAGGATTGTTCTAA